From a single Ailuropoda melanoleuca isolate Jingjing chromosome 12, ASM200744v2, whole genome shotgun sequence genomic region:
- the IRGC gene encoding interferon-inducible GTPase 5, producing MATSKLPAVPREEETTILMAKEELEALRTAFESGDLPQAASRLRELLASSESIRLEVGVTGESGAGKSSLINALRGLGAEDPGAALTGVVETTMQPSPYPHPQFPDVTLWDLPGAGSPGCPANKYLKQVDFGRYDFFLLVSPRRCGAVETRLASEILRQGKKFYFVRTKVDEDLAATRTQRPSGFSEAAVLQEIRDHCAERLRVAGVSDPRIFLVSNLSPARYDFPLLMSTWEHDLPAHRRHAGLLSLPDISLEALQKKKDMLQEQVLKTALVSGVIQALPVPGLAAAYDDALLIRSLRGYHRSFGLDEDSLAKLAEQVGKQAGDLRSVIRSPLANEVSPETVLRLYSQSSDGAMRVARAFEKGIPVFGTLVAGGISFGTVYTMLQSCLNEMAEDAQRVRIKALEEDEPRSEVGLEAAGDNGVETRGSGEGGCEEAPLSARRKLGLLLKYILDSWKKRDLSEEK from the coding sequence ATGGCTACTTCGAAGTTGCCAGCAGTGCCCAGGGAGGAGGAGACCACCATCCTCATGGCCAAGGAAGAGCTGGAGGCTCTGCGCACCGCCTTCGAGTCGGGCGACCTCCCCCAGGCGGCCTCTCGCCTCCGGGAGCTGCTGGCCTCCTCCGAGAGCATCCGCCTGGAGGTGGGTGTCACAGGGGAGTCGGGCGCCGGCAAGTCCTCCCTCATCAACGCCCTCCGTGGCCTGGGGGCCGAGGACCCCGGTGCGGCCCTCACGGGCGTCGTCGAAACCACGATGCAGCCCTCGCCCTACCCGCACCCCCAATTTCCCGACGTGACCCTGTGGGACCTGCCAGGGGCCGGGTCTCCAGGCTGCCCAGCCAATAAGTACCTGAAGCAGGTGGACTTCGGCCGCTATGATTTCTTCCTGCTGGTCTCTCCCCGCCGCTGTGGGGCCGTGGAGACCCGCCTGGCCTCGGAGATTCTGCGCCAGGGCAAGAAGTTCTATTTCGTGCGCACTAAGGTGGACGAGGACCTGGCAGCCACGCGCACCCAGCGGCCCTCGGGCTTCAGCGAGGCGGCCGTCCTGCAGGAGATCCGCGACCACTGTGCCGAGCGGCTGCGGGTGGCCGGCGTGAGCGACCCCCGCATCTTCCTCGTGTCCAACCTGTCGCCGGCCCGCTACGACTTCCCGCTGCTCATGTCCACCTGGGAGCACGACCTGCCCGCCCACCGGCGCCACGCCGGCCTGCTCTCGCTGCCCGATATCTCGCTGGAGGCGCTGCAAAAGAAGAAGGACATGCTGCAGGAGCAGGTGCTCAAGACGGCCCTGGTGTCGGGCGTCATCCAGGCCCTGCCCGTGCCGGGGCTGGCGGCCGCCTACGACGACGCCCTGCTCATCCGCTCGCTGCGCGGCTACCACCGCAGCTTTGGCCTGGATGAAGACTCGCTGGCCAAGCTGGCCGAGCAGGTGGGCAAGCAGGCGGGGGACCTGCGCTCCGTCATCCGGTCCCCGCTGGCCAACGAGGTGTCGCCGGAAACCGTCCTGCGGCTCTACTCGCAGTCATCGGACGGCGCCATGAGGGTGGCCCGCGCCTTTGAGAAGGGCATCCCCGTGTTCGGCACCCTGGTGGCCGGCGGCATCAGCTTCGGCACCGTCTACACCATGCTCCAGAGCTGCCTCAATGAGATGGCTGAGGACGCCCAGCGGGTCCGCATCAAGGCCCTGGAGGAGGACGAGCCGCGGTCTGAGGTCGGCCTGGAGGCGGCCGGTGACAATGGCGTCGAGACTCGGGGCTCCGGGGAGGGAGGGTGCGAGGAAGCACCGCTTTCGGCCCGCCGGAAGCTCGGCCTCCTCCTCAAGTATATTCTCGACAGCTGGAAGAAGAGAGACTTGTCTGAAGAGAAATGA
- the LOC109490343 gene encoding interferon-inducible GTPase 5-like, which translates to MESRVFQASFSQSQVLELCKDTSALKGAFEAGDLPAVAPKLQATLHSLENARLDIGITGGTGSGKSTFVNAIRGLGDEDPKSAYTGVVEMTADQYLQRVLPARYDFFIIITSESFTAHHAQLAREILQQGKRFYLIRSKVDVDIAASRSRRPSTFSEERVLGQIRDDSGSLKDPKVFLLSMFELGKYDFHLLEESMDVACDLYVLIKSLEGYRRSFGLDQDSLVMLAGQTGQPLHKILEVVWGPKTKVTEALVVELLDQASRDASAFTQELLNVPILGPLATCGISFATSYQMLRTSLNEAVNDAQRVLLQAFLDSSDHKLPEKPNQGSQP; encoded by the exons ATGGAGAGCAGAGTCTTTCAGGCGAGCTTCAGCCAGTCCCAGGTCCTGGAGCTGTGCAAGGACACCAGCGCTCTGAAGGGAGCCTTCGAGGCGGGGGACCTGCCAGCAGTGGCCCCCAAGCTGCAGGCCACACTGCATTCGCTGGAGAATGCCAGGCTGGACATCGGCATCACCGGCGGCACGGGCTCAGGCAAGTCGACCTTTGTCAATGCCATCAGGGGGCTGGGAGACGAGGACCCCAAATCGGCCTACACGGGCGTGGTGGAAATGACG GCTGACCAATACCTCCAGCGAGTGCTGCCGGCCCGTTACgacttcttcatcatcatcacctcgGAGAGCTTCACCGCCCACCATGCCCAGCTGGCTCGCGAGATCCTGCAGCAGGGCAAGCGTTTCTACCTCATCCGCTCCAAGGTGGACGTGGACATCGCCGCCTCCCGCAGCCGGCGCCCCAGCACCTTCTCAGAGGAGCGAGTGCTTGGCCAGATCCGGGATGACT CGGGGAGCCTGAAGGACCCCAAGGTCTTCCTGCTCTCCATGTTTGAGTTGGGCAAGTACGACTTCCACCTGCTGGAGGAGTCGATG GATGTGGCGTGTGACCTGTACGTGCTCATCAAATCCCTGGAAGGCTACCGCCGCAGTTTCGGCCTGGACCAGGACTCCCTTGTCATGCTGGCGGGGCAGACAGGCCAACCCCTGCACAAGATCCTGGAGGTGGTCTGGGGCCCGAAGACCAAGGTCACCGAGGCACTGGTGGTGGAACTACTGGACCAGGCCTCCAGGGATGCCTCTGCTTTCACCCAGGAGCTCCTCAACGTGCCCATCCTCGGCCCCCTGGCCACCTGCGGCATCTCCTTCGCCACCAGCTACCAGATGCTCCGCACGTCTCTGAACGAGGCGGTCAACGATGCCCAGCGAGTGCTGCTTCAGGCCTTCCTCGACAGCTCCGACCACAAGCTCCCAGAGAAACCCAATCAAGGATCCCAGCCCTGA
- the SMG9 gene encoding protein SMG9 isoform X1 gives MPPHPTPAKATEESRLEPAVSATMSESGHSQPGLYGIERRRRWKEPGPGGPQNLSGPGGRERDYIAPWERERRDGSEETSSSVMQKTPIILSKPPAERSKQPPPPAAPAAPPAPAPLEKPIVLMKPREEGKGPAAAANASTPEGTAPAPPAAPAPPKGEKEGQRPTQPVYQIQNRGMGTAAPAAMDPVVGQAKLLPPERMKHSIKLVDDQMNWCDSAIEYLLDQTDVLVVGVLGLQGTGKSMVMSLLSANTPEEDQRAYVFRAQSAEMKERGGNQTSGIDFFITQERIVFLDTQPILSPSILDHLINNDRKLPPEYNLPHTYVEMQSLQIAAFLFTVCHVVIVVQDWFTDLSLYRFLQTAEMVKPSTPSPSHESSSSSGSDEGTEYYPHLVFLQNKARREDFCPRKLQQMHLMIDQLMAHSHLRYKGTLSMLQCNVFPGLPPDFLDSEVNLFLVPFMDSEAESENPPRAGCPPYPPHLNVPGPGSSPLFSLLPGYRGHPSFQSLVSKLRSQVMSMARPQLSHTILTEKNWFHYAARIWDGVKKSSALAEYSRLLA, from the exons ATGccgccccaccccactccagccaAAGCCACTGAGGAGTCGCGACTCGAACCTGCTGTCTCG GCAACCATGTCTGAGTCTGGCCATAGTCAACCTGGGCTCTATGGGATAGAGAGGCGGCGACGGTGGAAGGAGCCTGGCCCTGGCGGCCCCCAGAACCTCTCCGGGCCTGGTGGTCGAGAGAGGGACTACATTGCCccgtgggagagagagagacgg GATGGCAGCGAAGAGACAAGCTCGTCGGTCATGCAGAAAACCCCCATCATCCTCTCAAAACCTCCAGCAGAGCGG TCAAAGCAGCCACCACCTCCAGCAGCCCCTGCTGCCCCACCGGCCCCAGCCCCTCTGGAGAAGCCTATCGTCCTCATGAAACCACgggaagagggaaaagggccTGCGGCTGCAGCAAATGCCTCCACCCCCGAGGGCACTGCCCCTGcaccccctgcagcccctgcacCACccaagggagaaaaggaggggcagaggcccaCACAGCCTGTGTACCAGATCCAGAACCGAGGCATGGGCACTGCCGCCCCGGCAGCCATGGACC CGGTCGTGGGCCAGGCCAAACTGCTGCCCCCAGAACGCATGAAGCACAGCATCAAGTTGGTAGACGACCAGATGAATTGGTGTGACAGCGCCATTGAG TACCTGTTGGATCAGACTGACGTGTTGGTGGTTGGTGTCCTGGGCCTCCAGGGGACAGGCAAGTCCATGGTCATGTCATTGTTGTCAGCCAACACTCCTGAGGAGGACCAGAG GGCATATGTTTTCCGGGCCCAGAGTGCCGAAATGAAGGAACGAGGGGGCAACCAGACCAGCGGCATTGACTTCTTTATTACCCAAGAGCGGATTGTTTTCCTGGACACACAG CCCATCCTGAGCCCCTCCATCTTGGACCACCTTATCAACAATGACCGCAAGCTGCCTCCGGAGTACAACCTGCCCCACACCTATGTTGAGATGCAG TCACTCCAGATTGCTGCTTTCCTCTTCACGGTCTGCCATGTGGTGATTGTTGTCCAGGACTGGTTCACAGACCTCAGTTTGTACAG GTTCCTCCAGACAGCAGAGATGGTGAAGCCTTCCACCCCGTCCCCCAGCCATGAGTCCAGCAGCTCCTCAGGCTCCGATGAAGGCACTGAGTACTACCCCCACCTGG TCTTCCTGCAGAACAAAGCTCGCCGAGAAGACTTCTGTCCTCGAAAGCTCCAACAGATGCACCTGATGATTGATCAGCTCATGGCTCATTCCCACTTGCGTTACAAGG GTACTTTGTCCATGTTACAGTGCAATGTCTTCCCTGGGCTCCCACCTGACTTCCTGGACTCTGAGGTCAACTTGTTCCTGGTGCCCTTCATGGACAGTGAAGCAGAGAGTGAAAACCCACCAAGAGCAG GCTGTCCCCCTTATCCTCCCCACCTCAACGTTCCAGGACCCGGTTCCAgccccctcttctccctgctccctgggtaCCGGGGCCACCCCAGTTTCCAGTCCTTGGTGAGCAAGCTCCGGAGCCAAGTGATGTCCATGGCCCGGCCGCAGCTGTCACACACAATCCTCACTGAGAAAAACTG GTTCCACTACGCTGCCCGGATCTGGGATGGCGTGAAAAAGTCCTCTGCGCTGGCAGAGTACAGCCGCCTGCTGGCCTGA
- the SMG9 gene encoding protein SMG9 isoform X3 yields the protein MSESGHSQPGLYGIERRRRWKEPGPGGPQNLSGPGGRERDYIAPWERERRDGSEETSSSVMQKTPIILSKPPAERSKQPPPPAAPAAPPAPAPLEKPIVLMKPREEGKGPAAAANASTPEGTAPAPPAAPAPPKGEKEGQRPTQPVYQIQNRGMGTAAPAAMDPVVGQAKLLPPERMKHSIKLVDDQMNWCDSAIEYLLDQTDVLVVGVLGLQGTGKSMVMSLLSANTPEEDQRAYVFRAQSAEMKERGGNQTSGIDFFITQERIVFLDTQPILSPSILDHLINNDRKLPPEYNLPHTYVEMQSLQIAAFLFTVCHVVIVVQDWFTDLSLYRFLQTAEMVKPSTPSPSHESSSSSGSDEGTEYYPHLVFLQNKARREDFCPRKLQQMHLMIDQLMAHSHLRYKGTLSMLQCNVFPGLPPDFLDSEVNLFLVPFMDSEAESENPPRAGCPPYPPHLNVPGPGSSPLFSLLPGYRGHPSFQSLVSKLRSQVMSMARPQLSHTILTEKNWFHYAARIWDGVKKSSALAEYSRLLA from the exons ATGTCTGAGTCTGGCCATAGTCAACCTGGGCTCTATGGGATAGAGAGGCGGCGACGGTGGAAGGAGCCTGGCCCTGGCGGCCCCCAGAACCTCTCCGGGCCTGGTGGTCGAGAGAGGGACTACATTGCCccgtgggagagagagagacgg GATGGCAGCGAAGAGACAAGCTCGTCGGTCATGCAGAAAACCCCCATCATCCTCTCAAAACCTCCAGCAGAGCGG TCAAAGCAGCCACCACCTCCAGCAGCCCCTGCTGCCCCACCGGCCCCAGCCCCTCTGGAGAAGCCTATCGTCCTCATGAAACCACgggaagagggaaaagggccTGCGGCTGCAGCAAATGCCTCCACCCCCGAGGGCACTGCCCCTGcaccccctgcagcccctgcacCACccaagggagaaaaggaggggcagaggcccaCACAGCCTGTGTACCAGATCCAGAACCGAGGCATGGGCACTGCCGCCCCGGCAGCCATGGACC CGGTCGTGGGCCAGGCCAAACTGCTGCCCCCAGAACGCATGAAGCACAGCATCAAGTTGGTAGACGACCAGATGAATTGGTGTGACAGCGCCATTGAG TACCTGTTGGATCAGACTGACGTGTTGGTGGTTGGTGTCCTGGGCCTCCAGGGGACAGGCAAGTCCATGGTCATGTCATTGTTGTCAGCCAACACTCCTGAGGAGGACCAGAG GGCATATGTTTTCCGGGCCCAGAGTGCCGAAATGAAGGAACGAGGGGGCAACCAGACCAGCGGCATTGACTTCTTTATTACCCAAGAGCGGATTGTTTTCCTGGACACACAG CCCATCCTGAGCCCCTCCATCTTGGACCACCTTATCAACAATGACCGCAAGCTGCCTCCGGAGTACAACCTGCCCCACACCTATGTTGAGATGCAG TCACTCCAGATTGCTGCTTTCCTCTTCACGGTCTGCCATGTGGTGATTGTTGTCCAGGACTGGTTCACAGACCTCAGTTTGTACAG GTTCCTCCAGACAGCAGAGATGGTGAAGCCTTCCACCCCGTCCCCCAGCCATGAGTCCAGCAGCTCCTCAGGCTCCGATGAAGGCACTGAGTACTACCCCCACCTGG TCTTCCTGCAGAACAAAGCTCGCCGAGAAGACTTCTGTCCTCGAAAGCTCCAACAGATGCACCTGATGATTGATCAGCTCATGGCTCATTCCCACTTGCGTTACAAGG GTACTTTGTCCATGTTACAGTGCAATGTCTTCCCTGGGCTCCCACCTGACTTCCTGGACTCTGAGGTCAACTTGTTCCTGGTGCCCTTCATGGACAGTGAAGCAGAGAGTGAAAACCCACCAAGAGCAG GCTGTCCCCCTTATCCTCCCCACCTCAACGTTCCAGGACCCGGTTCCAgccccctcttctccctgctccctgggtaCCGGGGCCACCCCAGTTTCCAGTCCTTGGTGAGCAAGCTCCGGAGCCAAGTGATGTCCATGGCCCGGCCGCAGCTGTCACACACAATCCTCACTGAGAAAAACTG GTTCCACTACGCTGCCCGGATCTGGGATGGCGTGAAAAAGTCCTCTGCGCTGGCAGAGTACAGCCGCCTGCTGGCCTGA
- the SMG9 gene encoding protein SMG9 isoform X2: MSESGHSQPGLYGIERRRRWKEPGPGGPQNLSGPGGRERDYIAPWERERRDGSEETSSSVMQKTPIILSKPPAERSKQPPPPAAPAAPPAPAPLEKPIVLMKPREEGKGPAAAANASTPEGTAPAPPAAPAPPKGEKEGQRPTQPVYQIQNRGMGTAAPAAMDPVVGQAKLLPPERMKHSIKLVDDQMNWCDSAIEYLLDQTDVLVVGVLGLQGTGKSMVMSLLSANTPEEDQRAYVFRAQSAEMKERGGNQTSGIDFFITQERIVFLDTQPILSPSILDHLINNDRKLPPEYNLPHTYVEMQSLQIAAFLFTVCHVVIVVQDWFTDLSLYRFLQTAEMVKPSTPSPSHESSSSSGSDEGTEYYPHLVFLQNKARREDFCPRKLQQMHLMIDQLMAHSHLRYKGTLSMLQCNVFPGLPPDFLDSEVNLFLVPFMDSEAESENPPRAGPGSSPLFSLLPGYRGHPSFQSLVSKLRSQVMSMARPQLSHTILTEKNWFHYAARIWDGVKKSSALAEYSRLLA; encoded by the exons ATGTCTGAGTCTGGCCATAGTCAACCTGGGCTCTATGGGATAGAGAGGCGGCGACGGTGGAAGGAGCCTGGCCCTGGCGGCCCCCAGAACCTCTCCGGGCCTGGTGGTCGAGAGAGGGACTACATTGCCccgtgggagagagagagacgg GATGGCAGCGAAGAGACAAGCTCGTCGGTCATGCAGAAAACCCCCATCATCCTCTCAAAACCTCCAGCAGAGCGG TCAAAGCAGCCACCACCTCCAGCAGCCCCTGCTGCCCCACCGGCCCCAGCCCCTCTGGAGAAGCCTATCGTCCTCATGAAACCACgggaagagggaaaagggccTGCGGCTGCAGCAAATGCCTCCACCCCCGAGGGCACTGCCCCTGcaccccctgcagcccctgcacCACccaagggagaaaaggaggggcagaggcccaCACAGCCTGTGTACCAGATCCAGAACCGAGGCATGGGCACTGCCGCCCCGGCAGCCATGGACC CGGTCGTGGGCCAGGCCAAACTGCTGCCCCCAGAACGCATGAAGCACAGCATCAAGTTGGTAGACGACCAGATGAATTGGTGTGACAGCGCCATTGAG TACCTGTTGGATCAGACTGACGTGTTGGTGGTTGGTGTCCTGGGCCTCCAGGGGACAGGCAAGTCCATGGTCATGTCATTGTTGTCAGCCAACACTCCTGAGGAGGACCAGAG GGCATATGTTTTCCGGGCCCAGAGTGCCGAAATGAAGGAACGAGGGGGCAACCAGACCAGCGGCATTGACTTCTTTATTACCCAAGAGCGGATTGTTTTCCTGGACACACAG CCCATCCTGAGCCCCTCCATCTTGGACCACCTTATCAACAATGACCGCAAGCTGCCTCCGGAGTACAACCTGCCCCACACCTATGTTGAGATGCAG TCACTCCAGATTGCTGCTTTCCTCTTCACGGTCTGCCATGTGGTGATTGTTGTCCAGGACTGGTTCACAGACCTCAGTTTGTACAG GTTCCTCCAGACAGCAGAGATGGTGAAGCCTTCCACCCCGTCCCCCAGCCATGAGTCCAGCAGCTCCTCAGGCTCCGATGAAGGCACTGAGTACTACCCCCACCTGG TCTTCCTGCAGAACAAAGCTCGCCGAGAAGACTTCTGTCCTCGAAAGCTCCAACAGATGCACCTGATGATTGATCAGCTCATGGCTCATTCCCACTTGCGTTACAAGG GTACTTTGTCCATGTTACAGTGCAATGTCTTCCCTGGGCTCCCACCTGACTTCCTGGACTCTGAGGTCAACTTGTTCCTGGTGCCCTTCATGGACAGTGAAGCAGAGAGTGAAAACCCACCAAGAGCAG GACCCGGTTCCAgccccctcttctccctgctccctgggtaCCGGGGCCACCCCAGTTTCCAGTCCTTGGTGAGCAAGCTCCGGAGCCAAGTGATGTCCATGGCCCGGCCGCAGCTGTCACACACAATCCTCACTGAGAAAAACTG GTTCCACTACGCTGCCCGGATCTGGGATGGCGTGAAAAAGTCCTCTGCGCTGGCAGAGTACAGCCGCCTGCTGGCCTGA